From Pedobacter aquae:
GTTTTACCGGTTCCACCAAAGAAAACAACATCTAAAGGAATAGAAGTTTCTGTAACATTAATCCCCTCAAAAACTGCAATACCACCAGCATTTCCACTATTCGGTAATAAGCCAGAACTAGCATTTCCAAAACCATCTCCAGCATTGGTAACATAATTTATAGCTGCTAACCATTTTGCTGAGCTTATGTTCGTAGAATTTGGTCCGTTTATACGCTTATTACTACCTCCTACATAAAAGAATTCTCCTTTAGAAACTGTACCAGAAGTGATGTTAAACTTATAAGTTCTGCCCCCACCTGTAGCCCAACCGCCAGCAGGTGCAGTTCCTGGATATGGGGTTGCAGTGCCAGCATTAGTACATGTCACTACAGATATGGGGTTTTTCTCAAAATCTATATCACGGGTAGCTATAAATTGGAAATATTCATAATTACCATCTGAACCTTTAGAATCATTTACAAACCCTGTTATTAAAATAGGAAATTTACCTAAACCTGGTCCGTTAGGGTCTGGAGGAGCAACTTGATCTGTTATATCATCAATACTTCTTGGCCATAATTGTATCTGTAAGCTATCTGCTGTTAGTTCTTTTAAAAAAATAATACCTGTAAATGTGGCATTAGCAGGAAGTGTAACGTTAGCAAAATTAGCCGCAGCCTCGGTATGTAAAAAAACGCTATCAGCCCCATTTACTACACTTTTATCACCTTCAAAAACATCTGTTGGTAAAGGAACCGGATTAATTGTTCCTGATTTTATTTGAACTAGTGTACTTTCGAAATCACGCGGCCTTTGATTAATATTTAAACTAGAAGTTACTTGGGTTCTTAATGGCCTATCACTTGCTATTTTTTCAACGGCGCTTTCTGTAAGGCCAGTAATTTGTAAAGAACCATTTATTTTAGTTAGGGTTTTTCCATTGATATTAATCATTAAAGAATCTCCAGGTTTATATGTTGACGCATTCTCTAAGGCTAAAATAATTCCTCTGGTTCTAGATCTCCTAGTGTTTTGTATTATTACCATTCCGGATGGTACATTTGCAGCATCGGGATTAGAAATTACAACACCTGTAATTTTTTCTGCCCCCATTAGTTTGTCTTTATCTAATAATACATCCGCATCAACATAAAGACCTCTAACATCTTCTATAGATGTGATAGGGCTTAAAACCCCCTCTGCAAAATTATTTTTTTCACACGACATCCATCCGAATGAAGTAATAAAAAGTAAGAAGTATAAAAATTTCTTTTTCATTGTTTTTTATGTATGAAATAAAACTTATTAAGGTTTTTGCCACCAAACTTGGGTAGTAATATTATCTGGCCCCTGTATAGCTACTGCTGCCTTATAATTTATACTGTTAGATGATTGAATATAAACTGGATAATTTAAGCGGGCAGGCATAAGTCCACCATTGGCCAAGCCTGCTCCTTTTGGAATATTAGGGTGCCCTGTCCTACGATACTCAAACCATTGTTGTAAATCCGTAAAAAACATAGCATAATATTTTTGAAGATGGATGAGTTCCATTTTTTGATTAAATGAATAAGTATCATCCCATTTAACTTTATCGAATGTCAAATAATTATTAGGTACAGTTAAACCCCATAATGTTATTCCATTTGTAGCTCCTCTATCATAGTAAATTTTTGGACTTGTAGAGATATATCCCTTTAATGCTGCTTCTGCAAGGATTAATTGTAATTCTCCATAATTCATGATATTACCTAATAGAGGCTCTATTTTAAGTGATAATGGGAATGAAGATTTTGCTTCCGGTGCTTGTCCAGGTGCATATCCACTTGGAATACCTGCATAATCACCTTGGTATAATGTAGCCCATTTTTGTACCCTTGGATCGCTCCATTCATTTAAATTATCGACAAAAAAACTAGCTATTTTTGGCCCATACCAATCTCCGTCTCTAATCGTTGCAAATGGTGAAACATAAGGTGCGGTTCCTGTCCATCTTAAAACGGCAGCATCATCATTTGAAGTCATCACTGGATAGTCTGCTGGTTTTATATCAACAATTTCGGTGATTTTTGATATGGCTAAAGGCTCTTTCGCTGAAACCCTAAGTAATAATCTTAAATATAAAGAGTTTCCAAATTTTCTCCATTTTAAGGCGTCTCCTTTAAAAACAGGATCACTAGAAGAAAGCACATTGGTTGCACCTTTTAATAAAGTGTTAGCTTGCTCTAACTCTGCAAATAAACCGCTATAAATAGCCTGCTGAGTATCAAAAACCGGGGCTATAATACCCTCTTTCCCTCTATTTGCCTGAGTGTAAGGAGCATCTCCATAAGTATCTGTAATAAGCGAAAAAATCCAGGCTCTACAAATTAGCGCTATGCCTTTATAGGTATTATTATCTATCTCGTCTGCAAATTTATAGACGTCATTAATATTGGTTAATTGTACATACCAAGCGTTCCAAAGAAAGTCTGCTTCCGAAGTACGAATTTCATATCTGAAGATTTTCCCCTCAGTATCGCCCATATTTACAGTTACTTGCATAAGCTCATTGGTAATCCGCTGGCTACGGCTCATATTGGCACTTACTAAGCTAGTTAACGCTGGCGGAAGAATAGCTTGTGGTAAAGCTTGTGAGCTTCCATTGGGGTTAGTATTAATTTCTTTAAAATCTTTCGTACAAGAAGAAAATACAAAAGAAGAAATGAGTAAGCTTGTTATATATATTTTTAAAGTTTTCATATCCTTTGCGTTAAATGCCAATTACTAAATTAAAACCAAGGGTTCTGGTTGAGGGAAACTGCCCATATTCAAAACCTCTGTTAATTTCAGAACCGCTAAGTGTTCCAAACTCGGGGTCAAAAATTGGCCATGCAGAAAAGGTAAATAAATCTCTACCATAAATACCTAAAGTAATTCTCTGTAAACCAACTTTATTAGCCACTTTTATGGGCAAACTATAATCTAATCTAGCTTCTCTGATTTTTATAAAATCTGTTGAATAACTTGTGCCTTCAACATTATCACGCCCATAATGTGCAGTGTAGTAAGTCCATGGGTCTTGGGCAATAACATCATTTTTTCTAAAGGTACCGTCTGTATTTCTTATTACACCATTACCAATAATTCCGTTATATCTTCCTGGTAATGTATTAACTGTCTTGCCTTGTTCTGCCAAAACAGCCGCAGATAGAGAATATGCTTTTGCGCCGTATTGCCCATCCAAAAGAACGTTAAATGAAAAATTCTTATACTTAAAATTATTGCCTACACTGGCTCTCCACTGAGGGATGGTATTACCAATATATTTTGCATCCTGAGTTAAAACTGGATAACCATTTTCATAAATGATTTGACCATCAGGCGCCCTTTCATAACCTCTGCCGTAAAGATCACCTAAACTTCCTCCAATATTTGCGGTTATAGACCCTCTACTTCCAGGTCCGTTTTGTAATACTTGTGGTAAATCATTTGGCAAACTTTCTACTGTATTTCGGTTTGCTGAAAAAGTTCCGAAAATATTCCAATTTAAGCCATTCTTACTTTTTAGGGGAGAGCCATTAATAGCTATTTCCACACCTTTATTAGACACTACACCTAAATTAACCTCAGCAAATCTATATCCGGAAGATGCATCAACAACAGAGCTTAATATTTGGTCTCTTGTCTCACCTTGATATACCGCTACATCAAAACTTAAACGATTTTTAAATAATCTTACATCTGCACCAATTTCAAAGCTTTGTGTATATAAAGATTGTAAGTTAAGATTAGGGAGCGTAGTAGGATTAACCAAGCCTCCTGCGAATATATTTTCTGGAAAATAATTATAAGAATTTCGATAGGCTTGTGTGCTTCCGCTACCCACGCCAGCAAAAGAAGTTCTTAACTTTGCAAAACTTATAGCTTCTGGCAATTTAAATGCTTCTGATAATACAAAACTTAAATTAAAAGAAGGATAAAAGAAATCTGCATTATCAACAGATGTAGGTGTTGCTAAAGTACTGCTCCAATCCTTTCTAGCTGTAACATCAAGATATAAATAATCTTTAAAAGATGCTGTAAAAAGACCATAAAAGCTATTAATAGCATACTTACTTCTGTTTGGTAATGCTTCTAAAACACCAGCAGCGTTTGCTAATGTGAAGAGTCCTGGAAAAGATAAAGAATCGGCTCTTAATTCATCTCTATTATAATTGTTTTTAAGTACGCTACCTCCTACTGAACCAGATACAGCAAATTTTTTATTGATTTTTTTGTTATACCTAAGCAAAAAGTCACTATTTACTTCTTGTGAATTTATATTTTGTGTACGATACATTCCCCTTTTAAACTTTTCAGTATCAAAAGGTCTTTGTTGAGAACGTTGTTCTTGAGCCATATCCAAAGACGTACGTACCATTAAACTTAAATCTTTGGTGAAATTATAAGTAGCTTGTACGTTACCTGTTAAACCATTTCTGTTAGACTTATTTAACATTTGATTGGCTATTAAATATGGATTATCAGGAAAACTACTGAATGGAAAACTCTGATTTCTGTTTTCTCTTCCTGGTAGCCAGTAATCTTTTAACCAATCTACCGATGCGCTTGGTACCCAGAATAAATACCAATACATGATGGATTGATTATTATAGCCTGTAGAAGGTAGATTATCACTAAACTTGTTTGTATAATTTACTTTAGTGACAATCTGTAGCTTATCATTCATTTTTTGCGTTACAGATAGCGCCACTGTATTTCTACCATAGCCTGTGTTAGGTATAATCCATTTGTTATTTACATTGGTATAGGAAAATCTAGCAGAAGTTTTTTCACCTGCACCATCCAAAGTTACGCTATTCGTAAATGTTCTTCCTTCATCAAAAAATCTACGAGAATCATTAACATATGGTATCCAAGGTGTTCTTGTTGTTGATTTTGTATGAGTTACAGGGTCATATTGATAAAACATTTGCCCATTAAACCTTGGTCCCCAAGCAGAACTTGTACTTCTAGTACTTGGCCCATCCTCAGAAGCGTTATAAGAATAATAGTTATCACCATCTACACCTTGTCCATATTCATATTGCAAATCTGGCCAACGATTGATTTGTTCTAAAGAAGTATTTGATGTAAATGTTACACCTAAACCCTTTTTCTTAGCCATTCCAGATTTTGTTGTGATAATAATAGCACCATTAGCACCTCTTTGTCCATAAAGAGCTGCAGCTCCGGGTCCTTTTAAGACAGTTACACTTTCAATATCCTCAGGATTAATATCATTTAAACCACTTCCAAAATCTACCGGCGTCTCAGAGCTTAAATATCCCGAACCACCTGTTCCAGTAGACCTACCGCTTCCTTGATTAATAACCACACCATCAACTACAATAAGCGCATCATTTTCTCCTGTTAAATTATTCTCTCCGCGTAAAATAATTTTATTTGATCCTGTTGGCCCCCCGTTAGACCTTACCAAGTTCAATCCTGCTACTTTACCAGATAAAGCATCTGTCCAATTATTTGATATTGCGCTTGTTAAATCTTCACCTTTTACAGTTGTTGTAGCGTAACCCAATGCTTTCTCTTCCCTTTTAATACCTAAAGCCGTTACTACAACTTCGTTTAAAGCAGTTGTAGATACTTTTAGTCTTATGGTTAAGTTACTTTGGCTGTTAGCAAAAGTCATTCTTGTAGGCTCGTAACCTATGTAAGAAAAAGTAACCGTGGTATTCTTTGGGACGTTGATAGAAAACTCACCATCGAAATTGGTTGTACCTAAATTCTTCTTGTTATTATCTGTTATGATAACACCAATGATGGGCTGACCATCATCTTCACCAAGAAGTTTTCCTTTAACCGTTATTTGTGCCGTTTGCGCAAAGGCACTTAA
This genomic window contains:
- a CDS encoding SusD/RagB family nutrient-binding outer membrane lipoprotein, translated to MKTLKIYITSLLISSFVFSSCTKDFKEINTNPNGSSQALPQAILPPALTSLVSANMSRSQRITNELMQVTVNMGDTEGKIFRYEIRTSEADFLWNAWYVQLTNINDVYKFADEIDNNTYKGIALICRAWIFSLITDTYGDAPYTQANRGKEGIIAPVFDTQQAIYSGLFAELEQANTLLKGATNVLSSSDPVFKGDALKWRKFGNSLYLRLLLRVSAKEPLAISKITEIVDIKPADYPVMTSNDDAAVLRWTGTAPYVSPFATIRDGDWYGPKIASFFVDNLNEWSDPRVQKWATLYQGDYAGIPSGYAPGQAPEAKSSFPLSLKIEPLLGNIMNYGELQLILAEAALKGYISTSPKIYYDRGATNGITLWGLTVPNNYLTFDKVKWDDTYSFNQKMELIHLQKYYAMFFTDLQQWFEYRRTGHPNIPKGAGLANGGLMPARLNYPVYIQSSNSINYKAAVAIQGPDNITTQVWWQKP
- a CDS encoding DUF5689 domain-containing protein, whose amino-acid sequence is MKKKFLYFLLFITSFGWMSCEKNNFAEGVLSPITSIEDVRGLYVDADVLLDKDKLMGAEKITGVVISNPDAANVPSGMVIIQNTRRSRTRGIILALENASTYKPGDSLMININGKTLTKINGSLQITGLTESAVEKIASDRPLRTQVTSSLNINQRPRDFESTLVQIKSGTINPVPLPTDVFEGDKSVVNGADSVFLHTEAAANFANVTLPANATFTGIIFLKELTADSLQIQLWPRSIDDITDQVAPPDPNGPGLGKFPILITGFVNDSKGSDGNYEYFQFIATRDIDFEKNPISVVTCTNAGTATPYPGTAPAGGWATGGGRTYKFNITSGTVSKGEFFYVGGSNKRINGPNSTNISSAKWLAAINYVTNAGDGFGNASSGLLPNSGNAGGIAVFEGINVTETSIPLDVVFFGGTGKTTIFNEVAGQGYRIVDNDRYSTIDVATSTNQPFFFQGTNQFIIPHSTPSDAGYFVKLGGVYNTTTKAWTSPRTHTFYLMSPTSEITEIQASNVTTLTN
- a CDS encoding SusC/RagA family TonB-linked outer membrane protein codes for the protein MNEKCLPRSKKVVKTKGISLLFLSFFLIIFNTLSAFAQTAQITVKGKLLGEDDGQPIIGVIITDNNKKNLGTTNFDGEFSINVPKNTTVTFSYIGYEPTRMTFANSQSNLTIRLKVSTTALNEVVVTALGIKREEKALGYATTTVKGEDLTSAISNNWTDALSGKVAGLNLVRSNGGPTGSNKIILRGENNLTGENDALIVVDGVVINQGSGRSTGTGGSGYLSSETPVDFGSGLNDINPEDIESVTVLKGPGAAALYGQRGANGAIIITTKSGMAKKKGLGVTFTSNTSLEQINRWPDLQYEYGQGVDGDNYYSYNASEDGPSTRSTSSAWGPRFNGQMFYQYDPVTHTKSTTRTPWIPYVNDSRRFFDEGRTFTNSVTLDGAGEKTSARFSYTNVNNKWIIPNTGYGRNTVALSVTQKMNDKLQIVTKVNYTNKFSDNLPSTGYNNQSIMYWYLFWVPSASVDWLKDYWLPGRENRNQSFPFSSFPDNPYLIANQMLNKSNRNGLTGNVQATYNFTKDLSLMVRTSLDMAQEQRSQQRPFDTEKFKRGMYRTQNINSQEVNSDFLLRYNKKINKKFAVSGSVGGSVLKNNYNRDELRADSLSFPGLFTLANAAGVLEALPNRSKYAINSFYGLFTASFKDYLYLDVTARKDWSSTLATPTSVDNADFFYPSFNLSFVLSEAFKLPEAISFAKLRTSFAGVGSGSTQAYRNSYNYFPENIFAGGLVNPTTLPNLNLQSLYTQSFEIGADVRLFKNRLSFDVAVYQGETRDQILSSVVDASSGYRFAEVNLGVVSNKGVEIAINGSPLKSKNGLNWNIFGTFSANRNTVESLPNDLPQVLQNGPGSRGSITANIGGSLGDLYGRGYERAPDGQIIYENGYPVLTQDAKYIGNTIPQWRASVGNNFKYKNFSFNVLLDGQYGAKAYSLSAAVLAEQGKTVNTLPGRYNGIIGNGVIRNTDGTFRKNDVIAQDPWTYYTAHYGRDNVEGTSYSTDFIKIREARLDYSLPIKVANKVGLQRITLGIYGRDLFTFSAWPIFDPEFGTLSGSEINRGFEYGQFPSTRTLGFNLVIGI